A window from Lactiplantibacillus pentosus encodes these proteins:
- a CDS encoding alpha-glucosidase: MSKHWYDQQTIYQIYPKSFNDSNHDGIGDIPGITAKVPYLKQLGVTTLWLNPIYQSPQVDNGYDVSDYYQVDPSLGTMADVETLIKVVHEHGMHLIFDFVLNHTSDQHPWFQQAVADPHSKYRDYYLWQDPAADGGRPNNWGSFFGGSVWDKDPAGGDQYYFHLFDKRMPDLNWTNPAVQQAMRDVAEFWVEKGIDGLRLDAFIHLAKADFRQMYPSQSGDSTPIISDMFYAHLPKVHQYLHDFVAAIKANHPETYIVGEASSADPHLMVDYTTPGTDECDQVITFRTFADDNSNDDPSFSDMFQPRPMDVTAYKQHTVGIQAALADTSLPTLYWNNHDMARVATRYGDANYPKQSAKALATALYLQRGTPIIYYGEELGLTNIRYQKLADFEDQTVPTFVKSAQAAGKTMPEIMTMLNKTHKMAGRGPMQWDSSTYHGFSDHLPWKHGQTDQMNAADEIDDEDSIYNYYRQLLQLKRQAPFTDGQFIMLGSNDQLFTYLIDDGTEQAAIICNLSSEMQYYTLPFAGDATLLAQGGASCTERQVTLPAWSSIVVSPRTTVSA; this comes from the coding sequence ATGAGCAAGCATTGGTATGACCAACAGACGATTTATCAAATTTATCCGAAGAGTTTTAATGACAGTAATCACGATGGTATTGGCGATATTCCCGGCATCACAGCTAAAGTGCCATATTTAAAACAACTCGGGGTAACGACGTTATGGTTGAATCCCATTTACCAATCACCCCAAGTGGATAATGGCTATGATGTTTCAGATTATTATCAGGTCGACCCCAGCTTGGGAACGATGGCGGACGTGGAAACGCTTATCAAAGTCGTTCATGAACATGGGATGCATCTGATTTTTGATTTTGTCCTAAACCACACCTCGGATCAACATCCGTGGTTTCAACAAGCCGTCGCTGACCCGCATAGCAAGTATCGAGACTATTATCTGTGGCAAGATCCAGCAGCCGATGGTGGTCGTCCTAATAATTGGGGCTCTTTCTTTGGCGGTAGCGTCTGGGACAAGGATCCAGCTGGCGGCGACCAGTACTATTTTCATCTGTTTGATAAGCGGATGCCGGACCTCAATTGGACCAATCCAGCGGTACAGCAAGCCATGCGCGATGTCGCCGAATTTTGGGTTGAAAAAGGCATTGATGGGTTGCGGTTAGACGCGTTCATTCACCTGGCTAAGGCGGATTTTCGGCAAATGTACCCGAGTCAGTCTGGGGATTCAACACCGATTATTAGTGATATGTTCTACGCGCACTTGCCAAAAGTGCATCAATATTTACATGATTTTGTGGCTGCAATCAAAGCCAATCATCCAGAGACTTACATTGTCGGGGAGGCGTCCTCAGCCGACCCCCATCTAATGGTGGACTACACGACGCCTGGAACGGACGAATGTGATCAAGTGATTACGTTCAGAACGTTTGCGGATGATAATTCAAACGATGATCCAAGCTTCTCAGATATGTTCCAACCACGCCCCATGGATGTTACGGCGTATAAACAGCATACGGTTGGGATTCAAGCAGCGTTAGCAGATACCAGCTTGCCAACGCTTTACTGGAACAATCATGATATGGCGCGGGTTGCCACCCGCTATGGGGATGCGAACTATCCTAAACAAAGTGCGAAGGCTCTCGCAACGGCACTCTACTTGCAACGAGGAACCCCCATTATTTACTATGGGGAAGAGCTGGGACTAACGAACATTCGTTATCAGAAGTTGGCGGATTTTGAAGACCAAACTGTGCCGACATTTGTCAAAAGTGCACAGGCCGCCGGAAAAACGATGCCAGAAATTATGACGATGTTGAACAAGACGCATAAGATGGCTGGACGAGGACCGATGCAATGGGATTCGTCGACTTATCATGGTTTTTCGGACCACCTGCCATGGAAGCATGGGCAGACGGATCAGATGAATGCTGCTGATGAAATCGATGATGAAGATAGCATTTACAACTATTATCGGCAACTACTGCAATTAAAGCGCCAAGCACCGTTTACTGATGGTCAATTTATTATGCTTGGTAGCAATGATCAACTCTTCACTTATTTGATTGATGATGGGACTGAACAGGCGGCAATCATCTGCAATTTAAGCTCAGAGATGCAATACTATACGCTGCCATTTGCGGGCGACGCAACGTTGCTTGCGCAGGGTGGCGCTAGCTGTACGGAACGGCAAGTAACCTTACCAGCTTGGAGTAGCATCGTCGTGTCGCCACGAACAACGGTGTCGGCATGA